The region GCGGGCCGGCGGAACCAGGGCATCGGTCATCCGCCCGCTGTGCGTCATGCCGGCCGGGGCGAAGATGGCCTCGCGCATCACGCTGGCCCACGGCTTGCCCGTGACCTTCTCGACGATTGCCCCGAGCACAATGGTGGTGCAGTTCCTGTAGTCCACCGCAGTCGGTGACGGACGGAACTCCAGCGCCTTGGACTGGCAACCGGCCAGCGAGTCGGCCACTGTTGTGTGCCCCTCCTGATCCCAGGGCCAGTTGGGCAACCCGGAGGTGCCGTCGAGGAGCATGCCGATGGTGAGGGGCTTCCACGCCGCGGGGCAGGAGGACAGATACGTGCAGACGAGAGCGCCGTCTTGGAGCGTGCCCTGCTCCTCCAGCTTGAGGACCGCCGCCAGGTTCATCGCAAAGCTGACCCCGGCGATGGGGTACACGGTGCTTGGGGAGTTGCGCACCTTGTTTTCCCGATCAGCCATGCCATAGCCCTTGCTCAGGAGGATCGTGCCGCGCCGTGCCACCAGCACCGCGCCGCTAAAGCCCTGCCCAGGGCCCTGCTGCTTGGAGAGGCCGGTGAGATACGCGTCGAAGCGAGCGTCCGCAGGCGTGACTTGGTTCGCCCCGCCAGCCCCGCCAGACAGCGCTGACGTTGACAGGGCCACGACCGCGCTCACAAGCAGGGCCAGGAACGAGAAGAAGGAACGTTTCAACACAAGAACCTCCCTGTAGGACGCCTTGAATGGTCGGGCAGATACGCGGTGTGGCCTACCTCAACATCCACCGCCACAATGCGTCATTACCCTGAACCCACTACCCATCCCATTTCCCAGCTCGTGTGGAGCTCCCCACAAGAGTCCTCAGGGGCTGCGGAACGAGCCTGTCCTTCCCCCTTGAGCGCCAGAGTGAATGCGGTGGGCTAGGTAAAGGGCGACTTGATTCTCAACATCTCGTGCTGCTACCCCGGCTGAACGACCGGCACTCCCGGGCCTGCGCAACGGAGGGCCGTGCTGTAGTTATCGCGGTCGATCCTGACCACTCCATTGGCGTCCATCACGAATATGAAACGGTCCTTGAGCAGGAGCGTTGTGCCGTCACTTCCCGTGATCTGGCCATTGACGAGTTCGACTCGGTTCATGGTTCCCGAGCTCAGCAGGTTGAAGTGGAAGCGAGCGGTACCAGACTCTGTGAAGGTGGTGCCCGCCTCACCCGTGTAGGTGCCCGTACGAGTGGCATCAATCTGAAAATGTATGCCTCCCTGAGAGTCCGTCACCCGTTGGGTCTCACCGGCGAAGGTAGCGGACCCGGAGAGGGGCTCTCCTGTACAGGGGCTGATGAAGTCTTGTGGGAAAGTAAACGAGAAGGGGAAGGTCATCCGCTCTGCTTGAGCAGCCAGAGCCACGGTAGGGGGCTGGACCGCGAGCTCAGTTCGGCCACAGGCGGTGATGGCGGCGACGGTAACGAAGGCGGCAACAGCACTTCCCTTCATACA is a window of Deinococcus apachensis DSM 19763 DNA encoding:
- a CDS encoding serine hydrolase domain-containing protein, with product MLKRSFFSFLALLVSAVVALSTSALSGGAGGANQVTPADARFDAYLTGLSKQQGPGQGFSGAVLVARRGTILLSKGYGMADRENKVRNSPSTVYPIAGVSFAMNLAAVLKLEEQGTLQDGALVCTYLSSCPAAWKPLTIGMLLDGTSGLPNWPWDQEGHTTVADSLAGCQSKALEFRPSPTAVDYRNCTTIVLGAIVEKVTGKPWASVMREAIFAPAGMTHSGRMTDALVPPARARDYGGLVANSITHYNDYFQVFSTLEDVYAYDNALFGGKILSSRSLKRLFAPRAPVSEPDAGITDERRAAQWKVGKINGHQVILTTGNTYHFTAANLRFPTDDVTVIVISNDDENDVEAVAVHLAGMLFGQ